The following coding sequences lie in one Bacillota bacterium genomic window:
- a CDS encoding type II toxin-antitoxin system Phd/YefM family antitoxin, giving the protein MDDMTRVVTATEFKMNLGKYIDYVIQDHEVVVTKNGKKAVRLTPYITEIERYFTVREHALDYQYGGKKVSYEEFMEISEKSDLRMEYINGEIVLLDSPDTYHQDIAGNLYVCLRGYMEAKKCKVFFAPFDVHFYKKDLKTPDVMQPDLLVACDLEGTINEKGKYMGTPTLCVEILSRSTRSKDMVDKLNTYMLSGVREFWVVDPNKHLVLVYGFSDSKIDEYATYGSGDTVVSYFFDGLEITVDKTFQF; this is encoded by the coding sequence ATGGATGATATGACAAGAGTTGTTACGGCAACCGAGTTCAAGATGAATCTCGGTAAGTACATTGACTACGTGATCCAGGACCACGAGGTCGTCGTTACGAAGAACGGTAAGAAAGCCGTGAGACTCACACCCTATATCACAGAGATCGAACGATACTTTACCGTCAGGGAACATGCCCTGGATTACCAGTATGGGGGCAAGAAGGTCTCCTACGAAGAGTTCATGGAGATCTCCGAAAAGAGCGATCTTAGAATGGAGTACATCAATGGCGAAATAGTCCTCTTGGATTCCCCAGATACCTACCACCAGGATATCGCCGGTAATCTCTATGTGTGCCTGCGAGGATACATGGAAGCTAAGAAGTGCAAGGTCTTCTTCGCACCCTTCGATGTTCACTTCTACAAGAAGGATCTCAAAACGCCTGATGTGATGCAGCCAGATCTACTCGTTGCCTGTGACCTCGAGGGTACCATAAACGAGAAAGGAAAGTACATGGGCACACCCACACTCTGTGTTGAGATACTGTCGAGGAGCACCCGTTCAAAGGACATGGTTGATAAGCTCAATACGTATATGCTATCCGGTGTGAGGGAGTTCTGGGTGGTTGACCCCAATAAGCATTTAGTCCTGGTCTATGGCTTTAGTGACTCCAAAATCGATGAATATGCTACATACGGGTCTGGAGATACCGTGGTTTCCTACTTCTTTGATGGCCTGGAGATCACGGTAGATAAGACATTCCAGTTCTAG